CGGTGAGGATCTCGGCGCCGAACTTGGTCGCCTGCCGTCGGGCCCGGTCGGTGAGCTGGGCGCCGGAGACGCCGTCGGGGAAGCCCAGGTAGTTCTCGATCCGCGAGCTCTGCCCCGCCTGCCCGCCGGTCGCCGACCGCTCCACGAGCACGGTCCTCAGGCCCTCCGAGGCCCCGTACACCGCGGCACCGAGCCCGGCCGGTCCGCCGCCGATGACGACGAGGTCGTAGAAGTCCGCGGTCGGGGTCGTGGCGAGGCCCACGTGGGCGGCCAGGTCGGGCGCCTCCGGCTCGACCAGGGGAGTGCCGTCCGGAGTGATCACCACCGGGAGGCGCTGTCCGTCCTGCCCCGCGGCGGTCAGCAGCCGCTGGCCCTCGGGCTCGTCCGTGGAGTACCAGCGGTAGGGCACCTGGTTGCGGGCCAGGAACTCCCGCACGTCCGACGAGCGCGCCGACCAGCGGTGCCCGATCACCTTGGTGGCGGGCACCGGCCGGTAGTCACTGCACCGCCAGGCCTCCAGGAGGTCGTCCAGGACCGGGTAGAGCTTCTCCTCCGGCGGGTCCCAGGGCTTGAGGAGGTAGTGGTCGAGGTCGACGACGTTGATCGCGTCGATCGCCGCGTTGGTGTCCGCGTACGCGGTCAGCAGCACGCGGCGGGCCCCCGGATACACGTCCAGGGCCTGTTCGAGGAACTCGATGCCGTTCATCTGCGGCATGCGGTAGTCGGCCAGGATCACCGCCACGAGGTCACCGCGCAGCTTCAGCTCCCGCAGCGCCTCCAGCGCGGACTCACCGGACTCCGCGCGCACGATCCGGTACGACTGCCCGTAGCGCCGCCGCAGATCGCGGGCGACGGCGCGGGAGACCCCCGGGTCGTCGTCCACGGTCAGGATGACGGTCCGCGCCGATTCGGCGGCCTGTGCCATGCGTCTCCCCACCCCGGGCGGTCGGTCGGGGCACGGCGCCCCCCGCGGTCACCGGCCCGGTCCCGCCCATCGTATGTTCGATCGCCCGGCTTCGCGCAGCTATGCCGGACCCTGCCGGGGTCAGCCTCGGCGTTCGCCCAGCACGCAGAACTCGTTGCCCTCGGGGTCCACCAGGGTCGTCCACGACTGCTCGCCCTGTCCGATGTCCGCGTGCCGTGCGCCCAGT
Above is a window of Streptomyces griseorubiginosus DNA encoding:
- a CDS encoding FAD-dependent oxidoreductase → MAQAAESARTVILTVDDDPGVSRAVARDLRRRYGQSYRIVRAESGESALEALRELKLRGDLVAVILADYRMPQMNGIEFLEQALDVYPGARRVLLTAYADTNAAIDAINVVDLDHYLLKPWDPPEEKLYPVLDDLLEAWRCSDYRPVPATKVIGHRWSARSSDVREFLARNQVPYRWYSTDEPEGQRLLTAAGQDGQRLPVVITPDGTPLVEPEAPDLAAHVGLATTPTADFYDLVVIGGGPAGLGAAVYGASEGLRTVLVERSATGGQAGQSSRIENYLGFPDGVSGAQLTDRARRQATKFGAEILTAREVSGLEVNGAARTVRFSDGSAVAAHSVILATGVSYRQLEAPGCTDLTGCGVYYGSALTEAAGCQGQDIYIVGGANSAGQAAMYLSRGAKSVTLLVRGPDLSASMSHYLIQQIEEAPNISVRARTVVEAAHGSDHLEQLTLRDVDTGETELVDAQWMFVFIGAAPLTGWLDGTVLRDEHGFILAGPDLTPDGRPPADWELDRPPYHLETNIPGVFVAGDARAESAKRVASAVGEGAMAVMLVHRYLEQS